ATACCCCCATCTATAGCTTTACTGGCCAAGCCGAATGGGCCTACCGCTCTGGCCAACACCGCCTAATGCATAGCAATTATTACCGCCTGCTCCGATCGGCTGGAAAAAACACCCTAAATAGCGGCTATACCCATCTACGCTACCGCTTAGAACCCGAAGAAGGCCTGCAATATGAACTTTTTGCCCAATTTCAAGGCGATCAAATTCGGGGAATGCAAGAGCGCTATCTCTTGGGCGGAAACCTGCGCTTAAAGCTTTGGCAAAAAGAGAAAACGAACCTCTTTTTGGGCCTAGGGGGCATGTATGAATCAGAAAAATGGACCTATTCCGCTGTGGAGGATAGCCTGCTCCCCGCCGATATTAGTGATTTTTATACCCAATATGCTAAGCTCAATTTTTACTTGAGCTACTGGGAGGATTTTAACCCAAAACTACGCACTCAATTGGTCCTTTATCTACAAACAAGGCCCGATAGCGAATGGCAAAAGGCCCGCATTTTTGTTTCTAATGAATGGAGCTGGAAAATAGCCAAACATTGGGCGCTGGCCTTTGGAGCCCAACTCAATTATGAGCTAGCCCCGCCTGTTCCCCTTGCTAAGTTTTATTATACTACCTCTTGGGCCCTAAAGTATAGCTGGTAGCTAACGGTCCTACAGGCGGCAAAGCCGCCGCAGGCTGAGGGGCTGTAGCAGGGCCGCCGAAGGCGGCAGACCAAAGCCCGAAGGGCTGCAGGGCCGAGCAGACCTGCGAGCTGCGCAATGGCCCGACCCGAATGCAATGAGGGGCAGCCCCAAAAAAAAGACGACCTAAAATAGATCGTCTAAAAGATTAGTAGAGTTGTTCTAGCCCTTTTAAAGGCCCCATTTGCTCCTCTATCTCATTTTCCCAACTTTGCTCCAAGCGTCGGCCCAGATGCAAAAAGAGCTTTCGGTCTTTGGGCGTCCACTCGCAGCGGGCGCCCTTGTTGCTGTTCAGAACCCGCTCTTCAGATAGTGCTGTGTACAAAATATGTTCATTTTCATCCATCTCGAAGTGTAGGGCCTGCAACAGCCGCTCTTTGTCCTCAAAATGGCCCTGAATGCGCAGCAAGGCCTGCCCTCGAATTTTCTTGAGCTTGATTTTTTCAATCTTTAACCCCAATTCCTCATGATGAAAAGGGAGCTTGCTCTCTAGCCGAGCCACAAACTCTTGGGCTTGGGCCTCTGCCTTTTCGGGATATTGAAGATGAACAAACTCCATTTTGAAGCTTTGCTTTTTAAAATCGAGTTCCAAAAGGGCCTCTTCGGCCAAAACTGGGCTTTGCATTTGGAACAAAAGCGCCGTGAAAAAAAGGAGTTCGTTGAGTAAAATAGCCATGCTGCTTACTTTTTTGATTCATAAATAGAGATCCAAGCCTGAGGGGTCATTTTTTGGGCCAATTCTTCAATAAGGGGCCAAGGAATATGCCCCGCTTTTTTCCAACGAATACAGCTTTTCCCCATATTTAGCTTGTATTTGCTGCCTGCGGCATAGGCTGCTGTCCACCAATTGAGTAGCTCCTCATCGGCATAAAGCCCAAAGTGATATAGGGCCAAATGACTTTTTTGAGCTGCCAAACTGATGAAGGGCAAGGGCTGCCCCGGCTTCGCATGATAGCCCTGCGGATAACGGCTCAAAGGAACCTCAAAATGCAACATTCGCCCATCAAAACGCTCTGTAAAGCCAGTAGGTAGCTGCTGCCGAAGTAATTCGGCTAGTTTTTCAAGCGCTTGGGCCTTTTCTTCAGGCAATTGCGCTAAATAGTCGCTGAAATTCATAGAAAACTTTTTTTTGAACAAACATTTAGTTTATTTTAAAGGAGTTTTTCACTACATACTATAAGTTATGAACAAGATACCGAATAAAGGCCAAGATCAGCAGCAAATTTTAGCGCAATTAAAGGCCTTTAAGGGACAAGATTTGCCCTGGCAAGCTGGAAAAATCTTCGCCTATATTTACCAAACCACCCCCGAGGCTAAGGCGGTGGCCGAGGCGGCTTACCTTTCTTTTTTGCCCGAAAATGGCTTGGACCCCACGGCTTTTCCCTCCCTTTTGCATTTGGAGCAGCAGATTATTGGACAGCTAGCGCCTTTGTTGGGCGGTAATGAGGAGGTTAAGGGTAATTGTACCTCTGGCGGGACCGAAAGCGTGATTTTGGCGGTAAAGGCGGCCCGAGATTATGCCCGAGCCAAGTATCCCAATCAAAAAGAGTTTGAAATTTTGGTCCCTTCTACGGCACATCCTTGCTTTTATAAGGCGGCTCATTATTTAAATATTGGCATTCAAGCTATAGATGTAGACCCGCAAACGCAGCGCCTAAAGGTGGCCGATATGCGGGCCGCTATTAGCGAAAAGACGATTTTGTTGGTGGGCTCTGCGCCTTCTTATGCGCATGGCGTGATGGACCCCATCGCCGAGCTTTCTGATTTGGCCCTAGAAAAAGATTTGCTTTTGCATGTAGATGCTTGCGTGGGCGGTATGTATTTGCCCTTTTTTGCGGCAGTTGGGCCATGAGGTTCCGCCTTTTGGCTTTGAGTTGCCAGGCGTGACCTCTATTTCTTGCGATTTGCATAAGTTTGGCTATGTGCCCAAGGGCTGCTCTACGATTTTGTACCGCAATAAGGAGCTCCGCCAACATCAGATTTTTAGTTGCTCGCAATGGCCGGGCTATACGGTGGTCAATCCCACAGTTTTATCGAGTAAAACAGGGGCGCCTATGGCGGCTGCTTGGGCCATGTTTCAATATATGGGCCTAGAGGGCTACCAAAATGCGGTGGCAGATTGCCAGGCGGCTAGAGATGCTGTGATTGCAGCTTTGGAGCAGTTGCCTAGCTTAGCACTGATTGGCCAGCCCGATATGAGTTTGCTGGCTTTTGCGAGTAAAGATGAGGATCTCAGCATTTTTGATTTGGCCGATCAGCTCAATGAAAAGGGCTGGTATGTGCAAGTTCAATTGGCGAGCCCGCATTCTCCTGCAGCTATTCATTTGAGCATTAGCCATTTTAATTGCCCACATATTCCAAGTTTTGTCGCTGATTTGCAGGAAACTGTAGCCGAGCTCATGAGTAATCCTGTAGAAGAAAATGAGCTATTAGCTGCCCTCGACCATTCGATGCTGGCCCTTTTGATGGAAGATTTTGATCCCGCTATGTTGGGCCAATTTCAAGAATTGATGGGCCTAGAGTCTGCAGAAGGTGGCTTACCGGCCGATATGGGCGCCGTCAATCAATTGCTCAATGTTCTTTCGGCCAAGCAACGAGAAGATGTTTTGCTGGCCTTTATGAATGAGTTGATTTAATTTTTGGGGCCTGCCGCCTTCGGCGGCCGGGCTATTGCGCAGCTCGCAAGTCTGCTCGGCCCTGCGCGGGCTTTGCCCGCTGGCTCGGCGGCTTTGCCGCCCTGCTGCATATCCCTAGGCCGCTCATCCGATGAGCATTTTTTGCAGCTGTCGCCTTTGGCCCTAAAACGGCCCCTTTTAAGCGGTATTCCTCGCTTCGCTCCTCATTCCTTAATATTAACCCGCCCACCCTCCCCTCCAATGGATTCCCTAAGGAATCCATTGGGGGAGTTTGGGCCAGTATTAAAAATGCCGCTCCTTTTTAGGAGCGGCATTTTTTCTTTACTTCTTTTGCTCGACAAACTGCAAACAGGCCGAGTTAATACAATAACGCAAGCCCGTTGGCTTGGGCCCATCGTCAAAAACATGGCCCAAATGGCTCTTACAACGGGGACAATGAATTTCGATCTGCTTACCCGTCCAGCCATACTCTTCTTGGGCCTCAATATTTTTGGGATCAAAAATATCCCAGAAGCTAGGCCAGCCCGAACCCGAATCAAACTTATGGGCCGATTTAAAAAGGGGAAGCGCACAAGCCTTACAGCAATAGGTCCCTTCCTTTTTATTATCCAGCAAGGCGCCTGTAAAGGCACGCTCGGTCCCTTTTTGGCGAAGGATTTTATACTCTAGCTCGGTCAGTTGGTTTTGCCATTCCGCCTCCGACTTTTCAATGGTTTTGCCATCAAAAATGAGTTGGGGGTCAATCAGGCTATCATTGGCCATTTTGCTGGCTTCTTGGCCCTTAACGGCCGTGCCGCAGCTCGTTAGACTGAGGCCAAAAGCGATAAGAATACAGATTATCCAAGGCATATTACTTCTTTTTTTTGCGAAAATATTTGGGATGCACCAGCAAGAGGCCAAAAGAAACGCCATCCTCTTTTTCCTGTTTGGCATGATGAGCGCCATGGGCACGCAAAATCCCTCTAGAATACCAGCCATCCAATTGTTTAAACCATTTGAAGCGTTGGTGTATATATACGTCATGGATCAGGAAATAGATCAGCCCATAAATGGAAATGCCCACGCCCACAAAAAAGAGCAGAAAATAGCCCGGTACAGCCGAGCCAATAATATAAGAGGCCGCACTAGGGACCGCAAAAACCAAAAAGAAGAGATCATTTTTCTCAAAAAAGCCTTCTACCTCATGAGGCTTATGATGGTCTTCATGCCAAATCCATAAGAGGCCGTGCATGAGGTACTTATGGGCCAACCAGGCCACAAATTCCATGGCGATGACGCTAGCAAGCGTAATTAAGGTATAGAGTAAAATCTGCATACTAAAGGTATTATGAGAAAGTGGAAATTATCTGCTCCAAAAGCGGGCGAAGCCCGCTACGGCCTAGCGATGTGCAGCAGTGGCCGAAGGCCAGACCCAGGCGGCGAAGCCGCCGCAGGGCCGAGCGAACAGCGAGCTGCGAAACGACAACAAGGACTTTAGTCCGCAGTTCGACGACCGAAGGGAGTAACCGCCGACGACCGAAGGGAGGCGGAGGCCCCAAAAAAAGAACTACATCAATAAAAAGAGGTAGATCCAGAGAAAGAAAACGAACTGCCAAAGAAACAAAAATTCGAGGGCGGGGTTGCGCCTAGGCCCCAAAAAATGGCCAAAAAAGAGCTGTAGACCAAAGGCGGCCAGCCACCAAACCGCATAATTTTGCCAAGGAGCCACCAGTAGGCTGTTGTAGGGCGTATTGCCCCAGCTCCACATATCGTAACGGACTGCGGCGGGCTCAATAAAGAGGTCGAGACTGACCATGAGGCTGGCCCCCAGCAGGCTGCGCAGCCAAAGCGGGCGGCTGGCGAAAAAGCGCAAAATGATCGAGCTAGAAGCATAGACCAGCATGGCCCAATTGAGGCCGATCATGAAAGGCGTGCCGCCCAACTGAGGGCCCAAAGTAGCGCCATAGCTATATTCTCCGAAGATGAGCCCCGTTTGCACCCCCGCCAATTCTAAAAACCAGCCGCCCCAATAGACCGCAAAAAGGGCCAAATAGAGTCGTTTGTCTTGCTGTTTTTCGGCCCAAAGGCAAAGGCCAAAAGTGGCTAATAAATTGAGTGGCGTGAGCCGCATAAATTCGGGATGCAAGGGCCAACTGACGCCCAGCAAGCCCACAGCATAGAGGCAGCAGAGCAGAATGAGCACCCAGTTTTGCTTTTGCGAATAGCTTAAGGACATCTATTTTAGGTTTTTAATGAGGTCTTCTGTGGCCAGCTTGGCCGATAAAAGGGCCAGCGGAATCCCGCCCCCAGGATGCACGCTGCCGCCCACAAAATAAAGGCCCGACAGCTGCCTAGAAAAGTTGGGATGACGGAAAAAAGCCGCCATGCTGTTGTTGGAGGAAGTGCCATATAAAGACCCCAAATGCGATTGGGTTTTCGCTTGAATGAGGGCGGGAGAAAGTAGCTCTTCCTCGACAATATGGGGTTGAACGGGACGGCCCAAAATGCGCTCTAGCTTTTGGAGAATCCGCTTTTTACTTTGGGCAATTAAGTCCTCCCAGTCTTGACCATCAAGTTGAGGGGCATTGATCATCACAAACCAATTTTCATGGCCCAAGGGGGCATCGCTTTGCTCTACTTTGGAGCTGATGTGAATGTAGACCGTAGGATCTTCATAAAGGCTTTTTTCCTCAAATAGTTGGCGGAACTCCTCTGGATAATTATCACTGAAAAAGATATTATGCACATCTAGTTCGGGAAAACTTTGGTCCATCCCCCAATAAAAAATGAGGGCCGAAGAAGACTTCGGTTGCTCCAAAATGCGCTTAGGCCTAGGCTGTTTGGGCAGCAAACGGTCGTAGGCAAAAAAGATATCCATATTGCAAACGACTTGATCGAAGACTAGTTCTTTTTGGCCAATTCTGATGCCTTTTACGGCTTTGTTTTGGACCAAAATCTCCTCTACTTTTTGTCCATAATGAAATTTCACCCCTAAATGTTCGGCCAAACGAACCAGCGAATGGCTAATTTCCTTCATACCGCCCTTGGGCATAAAGGCCCCAAAACCCTGTTCCAGATGCGGAATCAGACTCATGATACCTGGGGTTTTATAAGGACTAGAGCCATTATAAGTCGCATAGCGATTAAAGAGTTGGACCATTTTGGGATGCTGCTTTAGGCGCTTTTTATTCTCTTGGTCCAAAGAGCGATGCAGCCCTAGCCAAGGCATAGCCAAGACCCCCTTAAAGGTTTTCCAGCGCAAATAAGTGCTGAGTCGATGCAGTGATTTTTCGAGGAAAATGGGGGCCGTAGTTTCGTATCTAAAACGGGCCCAAGCCAGATAATCCTTAAGCGCTTGGGCGGGAAAGCCCAGTTTTTCTTCTACCTCTTGGCCATATTTATGAAGATCGGCATAGGCGGAAATAGACTGCCCATCTTCCCAAAAGTACTTACAAACCGTATCTAGGCGATGATAATCAAAGCCGAAATCTTTGGGGTTTTCGCCAGCTAGGGCAAAGAGTTCTTCTACATATTGGGGCATGGTAAAGAGGCTGGGCCCCGCATCAAAGCGGTAATCGCCTACTTGCAAATTGGAGAGTTTGCCGCCGGGGTAACTATTGGCCTCAAAGACCGCTACCCTATGGCCAGCGGCGGCTAGACGTACGGCCGCCCCAATGCCGCCAATGCCGGCGCCAATAATGGCAATATTTTGTTGATTCATTTAGCTGTAAATTTTTTGGGCCATTCGGTAAGTGTTTGCATGGGCCTCAATGATGTAGCGCAGTTGGGGCGAATAGCCGCCGCCCATACTGACCGCTACGGGAACGCCCGCCTTTTGGCAGCAGCTAAACACAAATTGGTCTCGCTGAGCGCAGGCATTTAAGCTTAGGCCCAAACGGCCCAACTTATCAGAGGCCAAGACATCTACGCCAGAGAGATAAAGGACCATATCTGGCCGAAGGCTTTCGAGCAAAGCGGGTAAATAATCGGCTAAAACCTGCAAATAAGGGCCGTCATCCATCAGATCGGGCAGGGCAATATCAAGGTCCGACCGCTCTTTGCGGAAAGGATAATTGGCCGCGGCATGCATAGAAAAGGTAAAAACCCTGGGCTCATTTTCGAAGATTTTGGCGCTGCCATTGCCTTGATGCACATCCAAATCGACAATGAGAATTTGCTGGGCCAGGCCTTGGTCCAAGAGATAATTGGCGGCAATCGCAAAGTCGTTGAGCAGACAAAAGCCCTCTCCATGGCTGGCATAGGCATGATGCGTGCCGCCTGCAATATTGAGCGAAACCCCATATTCTTGGGCCGCCAAGCAGCAATCAATGGTCCCTTGAGCAATCACTTTAGAGCGTTGGACCAATTTATCGGACATGGGAAAACCAATTTTACGGGCAGCTTTGGCCGAAATCGTTTGCTCTTTTAGGGAGTCCCAATAATCTTTGCTATGGGTGCGCAAAATCCATTCTTCGGCAATGGGTTGAGGGTGAAAAAAATTCTCTTCTTCCAGACAACCTTCATAAATGAGCTGCTGGGCCAATAGATCGTACTTGATCATAGGAAAGCGGTGGCCTTGGGGCAACTCGTAGCGGTAGATGGGCGAAAAAGCAACTTTTAACATTTCATTGATTCTTTGTTCTTAGAAAAGCAATTTAGGAAAAAAGTTTTGAGCCCTTGCTAATTTAATTTTTTAGGGGGGTGTTTTGGGGCCCGCGGCCAGCAAGCTGGCCGCCGCTATGCTGCGGGGCTCACAAGTCTGTTCGGCCCTGCAGCCGCCTGCGGCGGCTTTGGTCTGGCCTTCGGCCACCCCTCCGCAGCGCTGGGCCGCTCAGCGGTCTTTTTTCTTTGGGCCCTCTTCTTCGGCGGCTGAATTTAGGGCGTAGCCGCCTAGCTGGAGCTAAGAAAAAACTAGGTCGAACTAGGAATAGCTTAGGTCAAGCTAGCCAAACCTTAGGTTGAGCTAACTAAACCTTAGCTGGAGCTAGTAGCCGCTTAGGTCGAGCTAGGAAAGTATTAGCTGGAGCTAAGGAAAAGCTAGGTCGAGCTAGGAATAGCTTAGGTTGAGCTAGCCAAACCCTAGGTTGAGCTAGTGGCGCCTTAGGTCGAGCTAGGAATAGCTTAGGTTGAGCTAGCCAAATCCTAGGTTGAGCTAGTGGCGCCTTAGGTCGAGCTAAGAAAGTACTAGCTGGAGCTAACAAACAGCTAGGTCGAGCTAGGAATAGCTTAAGTCAAGCTAGCCAAACCCTAGGTTGAGCTAGTGGCGCCTTAGGTCGAGCTAAGAAAGTACTAGCTGGAGCTAACAAACAGCTAGGTCGAGCTAGGAATAGCTTAAGTCAAGCTAGCCAAACCCTAGGTTGAGCTAGTGGCGCCTTAGGTCGAGCTAACCAAACCCTAGCTGGAGCTAGTAGCCGCTTAGGTCGAGCTAGGAAAGTATTAACTCGAGCTAAGAAAAAGCTAGCTCGAGCTAGTAGCCGCTTAGGTTGAGCTAGGAAAACCCTAGCTCGAGCTAACAAAAAGTTAGCTCATTGGCCCTTAGCAATAAGTTCACTAAGTCAGTACTTTAACTTATTAGTAACAATTGGCCCCTTAGGCGGTTTAGCAGGCGGCGAAGCCGCCGCAGGCCTAGCGATGCGGCGGGGTGGCCCGCAGGGCCAGACCGAAGGCGAAACGAAGTGTAGCCTGAAGGGCCGAGCAGACCTGCGAGCCCCAAAGCGTAGCGCCGACGAGCGCAGCGAGGCGGAGGCCCCAAAAAAACAGAATAAAGCGACTTAGGCATCAACCTTTGGGTCTTGCAGATCGTTAAAGCGGTAAAAGAGAAAACATGCGAAACCAGCTCCCCATTTTTGCCTTGCTGCTCCTATTATTGGGCCTTGGCGCCTGCGAAGAAGAGTATACCCCCGAAGACGTTTTTGATGAGCCTCAACTAGTGGTAGA
This genomic interval from Saprospira grandis contains the following:
- a CDS encoding pyridoxal-dependent decarboxylase, with amino-acid sequence MLAWAVCICPFLRQLGHEVPPFGFELPGVTSISCDLHKFGYVPKGCSTILYRNKELRQHQIFSCSQWPGYTVVNPTVLSSKTGAPMAAAWAMFQYMGLEGYQNAVADCQAARDAVIAALEQLPSLALIGQPDMSLLAFASKDEDLSIFDLADQLNEKGWYVQVQLASPHSPAAIHLSISHFNCPHIPSFVADLQETVAELMSNPVEENELLAALDHSMLALLMEDFDPAMLGQFQELMGLESAEGGLPADMGAVNQLLNVLSAKQREDVLLAFMNELI
- a CDS encoding DUF481 domain-containing protein is translated as MHSNYYRLLRSAGKNTLNSGYTHLRYRLEPEEGLQYELFAQFQGDQIRGMQERYLLGGNLRLKLWQKEKTNLFLGLGGMYESEKWTYSAVEDSLLPADISDFYTQYAKLNFYLSYWEDFNPKLRTQLVLYLQTRPDSEWQKARIFVSNEWSWKIAKHWALAFGAQLNYELAPPVPLAKFYYTTSWALKYSW
- the crtD gene encoding 1-hydroxycarotenoid 3,4-desaturase CrtD — protein: MNQQNIAIIGAGIGGIGAAVRLAAAGHRVAVFEANSYPGGKLSNLQVGDYRFDAGPSLFTMPQYVEELFALAGENPKDFGFDYHRLDTVCKYFWEDGQSISAYADLHKYGQEVEEKLGFPAQALKDYLAWARFRYETTAPIFLEKSLHRLSTYLRWKTFKGVLAMPWLGLHRSLDQENKKRLKQHPKMVQLFNRYATYNGSSPYKTPGIMSLIPHLEQGFGAFMPKGGMKEISHSLVRLAEHLGVKFHYGQKVEEILVQNKAVKGIRIGQKELVFDQVVCNMDIFFAYDRLLPKQPRPKRILEQPKSSSALIFYWGMDQSFPELDVHNIFFSDNYPEEFRQLFEEKSLYEDPTVYIHISSKVEQSDAPLGHENWFVMINAPQLDGQDWEDLIAQSKKRILQKLERILGRPVQPHIVEEELLSPALIQAKTQSHLGSLYGTSSNNSMAAFFRHPNFSRQLSGLYFVGGSVHPGGGIPLALLSAKLATEDLIKNLK
- a CDS encoding carotenoid biosynthesis protein, with the protein product MSLSYSQKQNWVLILLCCLYAVGLLGVSWPLHPEFMRLTPLNLLATFGLCLWAEKQQDKRLYLALFAVYWGGWFLELAGVQTGLIFGEYSYGATLGPQLGGTPFMIGLNWAMLVYASSSIILRFFASRPLWLRSLLGASLMVSLDLFIEPAAVRYDMWSWGNTPYNSLLVAPWQNYAVWWLAAFGLQLFFGHFLGPRRNPALEFLFLWQFVFFLWIYLFLLM
- a CDS encoding sterol desaturase family protein, whose amino-acid sequence is MQILLYTLITLASVIAMEFVAWLAHKYLMHGLLWIWHEDHHKPHEVEGFFEKNDLFFLVFAVPSAASYIIGSAVPGYFLLFFVGVGISIYGLIYFLIHDVYIHQRFKWFKQLDGWYSRGILRAHGAHHAKQEKEDGVSFGLLLVHPKYFRKKKK
- the msrB gene encoding peptide-methionine (R)-S-oxide reductase MsrB is translated as MPWIICILIAFGLSLTSCGTAVKGQEASKMANDSLIDPQLIFDGKTIEKSEAEWQNQLTELEYKILRQKGTERAFTGALLDNKKEGTYCCKACALPLFKSAHKFDSGSGWPSFWDIFDPKNIEAQEEYGWTGKQIEIHCPRCKSHLGHVFDDGPKPTGLRYCINSACLQFVEQKK
- a CDS encoding histone deacetylase family protein, whose protein sequence is MLKVAFSPIYRYELPQGHRFPMIKYDLLAQQLIYEGCLEEENFFHPQPIAEEWILRTHSKDYWDSLKEQTISAKAARKIGFPMSDKLVQRSKVIAQGTIDCCLAAQEYGVSLNIAGGTHHAYASHGEGFCLLNDFAIAANYLLDQGLAQQILIVDLDVHQGNGSAKIFENEPRVFTFSMHAAANYPFRKERSDLDIALPDLMDDGPYLQVLADYLPALLESLRPDMVLYLSGVDVLASDKLGRLGLSLNACAQRDQFVFSCCQKAGVPVAVSMGGGYSPQLRYIIEAHANTYRMAQKIYS
- a CDS encoding pyridoxal phosphate-dependent decarboxylase family protein, giving the protein MNKIPNKGQDQQQILAQLKAFKGQDLPWQAGKIFAYIYQTTPEAKAVAEAAYLSFLPENGLDPTAFPSLLHLEQQIIGQLAPLLGGNEEVKGNCTSGGTESVILAVKAARDYARAKYPNQKEFEILVPSTAHPCFYKAAHYLNIGIQAIDVDPQTQRLKVADMRAAISEKTILLVGSAPSYAHGVMDPIAELSDLALEKDLLLHVDACVGGMYLPFFAAVGP
- a CDS encoding DUF1801 domain-containing protein, whose product is MNFSDYLAQLPEEKAQALEKLAELLRQQLPTGFTERFDGRMLHFEVPLSRYPQGYHAKPGQPLPFISLAAQKSHLALYHFGLYADEELLNWWTAAYAAGSKYKLNMGKSCIRWKKAGHIPWPLIEELAQKMTPQAWISIYESKK